TTTCTTTTACTGAAGAGGATGGCTTATCAAGCGTTTGTAATATGTCGTTATTTACCTCAGCTCCAAGGGCATTACAAATTCTTCTGAGCTCAGAATGGTTATGTGTGATGAGTTTTTCGTAGGGTACAAGTATCCAGGGATGTTCACTGGAATGGAGAAGTGGCAGGTAGTGGTCCAGGCACCACATCAGGGTAAGGGCTTCAGTTTTTGTCGATATACGCTCTATTAACGGGGCAAAAGTATCTTGAACGGAATCGGGAAGATGGTCAATTTTTACTGTAGGTGAGGCTACTGAATCCTTTTGAACATATTCCCATGTCCATTTATCCCATTGTCCGAATCGTAGCATTGAATTTACCACAGCGCATGGATGTCGGACGATGAAGACAATCCCGCGAACATCAAACTGTTCTGCAAACCAGGGCAACATCCGGTTGATTCGGCAAAACTTGACAAGCAGCTTATCTCGCTGGCTATGTTCAAAAATACGTCCGGGAACTGATTGTGCCTCAAATAACCAGCGGGCAGACTGATCCATTTGTCCTTGAAGTACATCGGATAAAAACTTCTTCTGATCTGGTACGGACTGGCCGGGGGCGATATAGCTTCGCAGGTTGAACCCGTGTTTTTTCCGGATCTTCTTTTTTAGAAGAGGTTCGTTAATTGCTTTATACCCTGGCAATTTATGCATCGCTTCCAGTAAAAGTGTTGTACCTGAACGGGGGGAACCTGCCAACACTATAGTATCTTCAATCGCACATGAACCAATATTTCCGGCCAAACTAAAGGCGGTTCTTTGCAGTTTCCCGTTAATTCTCCTGATCATCTAAAATATGTTTAAGATTTTGACACTTTATTTATTAAATCGGATAGATTTCCTCTGTTCGTATGCAATTTCCCTATCCACTTTGTTTATAATACCTGGAAATTTTTCGAAAGTATTGTAAGTAAATCTGTTAATGGTAACAAGTGATATTAACCTGTTCTAATATTTTTGAGGCAGGCTGAAGGCACTCTCGCAAACAGAATTAAAAGGAACGATTTTTTGGAATCACACTATACGCCATTGTTCGGTTTGTTATACTCCAGGCCCGGTCGATAATTTGTGATTCATAATCACTTATCCTAATTTCATCGACGCAAACAGGCTTTGCAGACGATAAAACCGGAGAGCAGCCCATGTACAGAAATGTTGTTTAACAGAGATTACAGTATTAAATAATTTATATGCTAAAAACGCTTTGGGATAAACTCCGTGACTTTCGTAACAGAATTGCCAGAAAGGCTGTCAGAGACCGGCTTCTGTCGCCTTCCTGGTTTGGTTACAAATGGGTTGAAAAAGAGTCTGTCCATGATTATCTGGGCCGGACGAAGCACGTTAAAAAGGATGAAGTCTATGAAACAGTCCACAAGACAGAAACAGTAAAAAATCCGCTGCCCCGAAATATTGAAAAACGAAGTGAACTCCCGGATGATCGCGGATGGTGGGGATACTCATTTTGGGATGTTCCGGCCCGTACAAGTGGTGAAACATTCTTGGCTACACTGCCTGACTGTTGCGTGGTTCCATGTATAAACCCGGACGATGACCAATTCTGGGTTACCATTCTGAATAAAGATGAGCGGTCTCTGGAGATGGACCAAATTACGTTGCGGCCATGGAATATGGAGCTGCTTCGATCAGCAAACCCCCCGGTGGAGATTGAAAAGGCAACATGGTTTCTTGAGCGTGTTTTTCGCAACCATTCTCACTGGATTACATCACACCTTCCCAAGCTTATTCTCCTGAAAGAGCGGGGTCAGCTTGAAAATGTTATTTTTCCGCCCCCGGAACTCAGGACAACTGTTATAGAAAGTTCTTTTGAA
The DNA window shown above is from Rhodohalobacter sp. SW132 and carries:
- a CDS encoding sulfotransferase produces the protein MIRRINGKLQRTAFSLAGNIGSCAIEDTIVLAGSPRSGTTLLLEAMHKLPGYKAINEPLLKKKIRKKHGFNLRSYIAPGQSVPDQKKFLSDVLQGQMDQSARWLFEAQSVPGRIFEHSQRDKLLVKFCRINRMLPWFAEQFDVRGIVFIVRHPCAVVNSMLRFGQWDKWTWEYVQKDSVASPTVKIDHLPDSVQDTFAPLIERISTKTEALTLMWCLDHYLPLLHSSEHPWILVPYEKLITHNHSELRRICNALGAEVNNDILQTLDKPSSSVKEKVKENADAQLLKWKQQLTTKQIDDILYMVDAVNLTSIYTDAAEPNYEYLNTLQRQEITEKVS
- a CDS encoding DUF563 domain-containing protein; the protein is MLKTLWDKLRDFRNRIARKAVRDRLLSPSWFGYKWVEKESVHDYLGRTKHVKKDEVYETVHKTETVKNPLPRNIEKRSELPDDRGWWGYSFWDVPARTSGETFLATLPDCCVVPCINPDDDQFWVTILNKDERSLEMDQITLRPWNMELLRSANPPVEIEKATWFLERVFRNHSHWITSHLPKLILLKERGQLENVIFPPPELRTTVIESSFEILNIDPDKYRTFDYTRPLKVKELTVVEKDRFRPELLQSVRNTFCATPGTPHRRLYISRAKAKRRLLINEDEIWPLLEKLGFEKIFMEDLSFRDQITAMQEAEIVVAPHGAAITNVIFCSPGTHVVEIADLNFPNPNFYALCSAMGHHYWILNAESVGDMHPLEKDLKIDPKEVQSAVQKIIQ